A portion of the Bubalus kerabau isolate K-KA32 ecotype Philippines breed swamp buffalo chromosome 1, PCC_UOA_SB_1v2, whole genome shotgun sequence genome contains these proteins:
- the PDGFB gene encoding platelet-derived growth factor subunit B isoform X1 — MLARARDPPSPRPPPWPRGRRARSTRPGPRGAGPGVGMNRCWALFLSLCCYLRLVSAEGDPIPEELYKMLSDHSIRSFDDLQRLLHGDSVDEDGAELDLNLTRSHSGGELESLSRGRRSLGSPTVDAEPAVIAECKTRTEVFEISRRLIDRTNANFLVWPPCVEVQRCSGCCNNRNVQCRPTQVQDRKVQVKKIEIVRKKKIFKKATVTLVDHLACRCETVVARAVTRTPGSSQEQRAARTPQTRVTIRTVRVRRPPKGKHRKFKHTHDKTALKETLGA; from the exons ATGCTCGCTCGGGCTCGGGATCCGCCCAG cccccgccccccaccctggcCGCGGGGGCGGCGCGCTCGGTCCACGCGTCCGGGGCCCCGCGGGGCCGGGCCCGGAGTCGGCATGAATCGCTGCTGGGCGCTCTTCCTGTCTCTCTGCTGCTACCTGCGTCTGGTCAGCGCCGAG GGAGACCCCATTCCCGAGGAGCTCTACAAGATGCTGAGTGACCACTCCATCCGTTCCTTTGATGACCTTCAGCGCCTGCTGCATGGAGACTCCGTAG ATGAAGACGGGGCTGAATTGGACCTGAATTTGACCCGGTCCCATTCTGGAGGCGAGCTCGAGAGCTTATCCCGTGGGAGAAGGAGCCTAG GTTCCCCGACGGTCGACGCAGAGCCAGCCGTGATCGCGGAGTGCAAGACGCGCACGGAGGTGTTTGAGATCTCGCGGCGCCTCATAGACCGCACCAATGCTAACTTCCTGGTGTGGCCGCCCTGCGTGGAGGTGCAGCGCTGCTCCGGCTGCTGCAACAACCGCAACGTGCAGTGCCGCCCCACGCAGGTGCAGGATCGGAAGGTCCAG GTGAAAAAGATTGAGATCGTGCGGAAGAAGAAGATCTTTAAGAAGGCCACAGTGACCTTGGTGGACCACCTGGCGTGCAGGTGTGAGACGGTGGTGGCTCGAGCCGTGACCCGAACCCCGGGGAGTTCCCAGGAGCAGCGAG CAGCCAGGACACCCCAAACTCGGGTAACCATTCGGACGGTGCGAGTCCGCCGGCCCCCCAAGGGGAAGCACCGGAAGTTCAAGCACACGCATGATAAGACGGCACTGAAGGAGACCCTCGGAGCCTAG
- the PDGFB gene encoding platelet-derived growth factor subunit B isoform X2, with protein MLARARDPPSPRPPPWPRGRRARSTRPGPRGAGPGVGMNRCWALFLSLCCYLRLVSAEGDPIPEELYKMLSDHSIRSFDDLQRLLHGDSVDEDGAELDLNLTRSHSGGELESLSRGRRSLGSPTVDAEPAVIAECKTRTEVFEISRRLIDRTNANFLVWPPCVEVQRCSGCCNNRNVQCRPTQVQDRKVQVKKIEIVRKKKIFKKATVTLVDHLACRCETVVARAVTRTPGSSQEQRARTPQTRVTIRTVRVRRPPKGKHRKFKHTHDKTALKETLGA; from the exons ATGCTCGCTCGGGCTCGGGATCCGCCCAG cccccgccccccaccctggcCGCGGGGGCGGCGCGCTCGGTCCACGCGTCCGGGGCCCCGCGGGGCCGGGCCCGGAGTCGGCATGAATCGCTGCTGGGCGCTCTTCCTGTCTCTCTGCTGCTACCTGCGTCTGGTCAGCGCCGAG GGAGACCCCATTCCCGAGGAGCTCTACAAGATGCTGAGTGACCACTCCATCCGTTCCTTTGATGACCTTCAGCGCCTGCTGCATGGAGACTCCGTAG ATGAAGACGGGGCTGAATTGGACCTGAATTTGACCCGGTCCCATTCTGGAGGCGAGCTCGAGAGCTTATCCCGTGGGAGAAGGAGCCTAG GTTCCCCGACGGTCGACGCAGAGCCAGCCGTGATCGCGGAGTGCAAGACGCGCACGGAGGTGTTTGAGATCTCGCGGCGCCTCATAGACCGCACCAATGCTAACTTCCTGGTGTGGCCGCCCTGCGTGGAGGTGCAGCGCTGCTCCGGCTGCTGCAACAACCGCAACGTGCAGTGCCGCCCCACGCAGGTGCAGGATCGGAAGGTCCAG GTGAAAAAGATTGAGATCGTGCGGAAGAAGAAGATCTTTAAGAAGGCCACAGTGACCTTGGTGGACCACCTGGCGTGCAGGTGTGAGACGGTGGTGGCTCGAGCCGTGACCCGAACCCCGGGGAGTTCCCAGGAGCAGCGAG CCAGGACACCCCAAACTCGGGTAACCATTCGGACGGTGCGAGTCCGCCGGCCCCCCAAGGGGAAGCACCGGAAGTTCAAGCACACGCATGATAAGACGGCACTGAAGGAGACCCTCGGAGCCTAG